From a single Bufo bufo chromosome 9, aBufBuf1.1, whole genome shotgun sequence genomic region:
- the JAGN1 gene encoding protein jagunal homolog 1, which translates to MASRAGPRADGTDGSDYQHRERVANHYQMSVSLKNEIKKLIYAHIAIWALLAAQAVVAHLKLVSHDLVAMPYQWEYPYLLSIVPSLFGLFSFPRNNISYLVISMISTGLFSIAPLIYGSMEMFPMAQQLYRHGKAYRFIFGFSAVSVMYLVMVVAVQVHAWQIYYSKKLLDSWFTSTQEKKKK; encoded by the exons ATGGCTTCCCGTGCGGGTCCTCGGGCAGACGGGACAGATGGAAGCGATTATCAACATCGAGAGAGGGTGGCCAATCATTATCAAATGAG CGTGTCTCTGAAGAACGAAATCAAGAAGCTGatctacgcccacatagccaTCTGGGCGTTGCTGGCAGCTCAGGCAGTCGTGGCCCACCTGAAACTGGTATCCCATGATTTGGTTGCCATGCCGTACCAGTGGGAGTACCCCTACCTCCTGAGCATCGTCCCCTCGCTCTTCGGATTGTTCTCCTTCCCCCGTAATAACATCAGTTACCTGGTGATCTCCATGATCAGCACAGGCCTCTTCTCCATCGCCCCCTTGATCTACGGCAGCATGGAAATGTTCCCCATGGCCCAGCAGCTGTACCGCCACGGCAAAGCGTACCGCTTCATCTTCGGCTTCTCCGCTGTGTCCGTCATGTACTTGGTTATGGTTGTGGCCGTGCAAGTTCATGCCTGGCAGATCTACTACAGCAAGAAGCTTTTGGACTCTTGGTTCACCAGTACTcaggaaaagaagaaaaagtaG